The Acidimicrobiales bacterium sequence GCGGCGGTGGCGAAGCTGCGGGAGGCCGAGGGCACGGGGGCCATGTCCCCCGACGAGGTGGCGAGGCGCTCGGCCGACGTGTGGAAGGCGGTGACCCCCCGCGACCTCTGGCGGGCGACCGGCGGCCTCGCCGGGTCGCCGAAGCGGGCCGACGCCGGGGAGTGGCGGCGGGCGGTGATCGTGATGGTCGCCGTCGTGGTGTTCGCGGCGGTGGCGATGTACGCGATCCTCACCGCCTTCCGCAACATCGACGAGGGCCCCAACCCCGGGCTCGGCCCCGCCATCGGCAACAACCGCTAGTTCCCTGCCCTTCGACCGAAGGTGGAGCTGCCCGTCGTGCACGAACCGCCGGGTCAGCTCGACAGCGCCTCGCGCACCGACGCCGACCCGGCCTTCGCCCGGTCCCAGTAGCCGTAGGTGCCCTGGTCGAGCAGCTCCCTCGCCGCCTCGACCACGGCGCCGGCGGCGGTGAAGGCGAAGGCGCCGCCGACCGACACCCGGCGCACGCCGATCGCCGCCAGCTCGGCCACCGGCGGCGCGCCGGCGAGGGCGAGGACGTTGACCGGCCGGTCGACCTCGGCCACCAGCCGGCGCAGGTCGCCCGGGTCGACGACGCCCGGCGCGAACAGCACGTCGGCCCCCGCCTCCTGGTACGCCTGGAGCCGGGCGATCGTGTCGGCCAGGTCGGGGTTGCCCCGGATGTGGTTCTCGGCCCTGGCCGTGAGCACGAACCGGCCGGGGGCCCGGCGGGCCGCCTCCACCGCGGCCGCCACCCGCTCGGCGGCGAGCCCGCGGTCGTAGATGCGGCCGCCCGGCCCCTCGCAGTCCTCCACCGAGCAGCCGGCCAGGCCGGTCTCGGTGGCGAGGCGCACGGTGGTGGCGACGCCGTCGGGGTCGTCGGCGAAGCAGTTCTCGAGGTCGGCCGACACGGGGACGTCCACGGCGGCGGCCAGCACCGCCGCGTGGGCCAGCGCCTCGTCCCTCGTCACCGCCCCG is a genomic window containing:
- a CDS encoding DUF1707 domain-containing protein; amino-acid sequence: MADNGQVMVTEQDQRAAVAKLREAEGTGAMSPDEVARRSADVWKAVTPRDLWRATGGLAGSPKRADAGEWRRAVIVMVAVVVFAAVAMYAILTAFRNIDEGPNPGLGPAIGNNR
- a CDS encoding isocitrate lyase/phosphoenolpyruvate mutase family protein, which encodes MAGEDKGERFWALHQGPQPLLMPNPWDAGSARLLAALGFQALATTSSGFATTLGRLDGAVTRDEALAHAAVLAAAVDVPVSADLENCFADDPDGVATTVRLATETGLAGCSVEDCEGPGGRIYDRGLAAERVAAAVEAARRAPGRFVLTARAENHIRGNPDLADTIARLQAYQEAGADVLFAPGVVDPGDLRRLVAEVDRPVNVLALAGAPPVAELAAIGVRRVSVGGAFAFTAAGAVVEAARELLDQGTYGYWDRAKAGSASVREALSS